TTACAGTTGGAAAAggtaaaaaccgaaaaatggtTAATCAAGAAACTCAGACCAATGCTAAAATGACACTCACCCGGCATACCATAGCTACGAGGCCGGAGAAGAAGAATGCCATGTCATTCGCTTCGATGTGGGACATGCACGACACTTACGCGCATCTTAAAATGATACAGGATCAAGAGGAGGAGGATGATGAGATGGTGATGTACCAGTCCGCAGCACCCTATATGTTGCGGAAGAAGAGAAGGAAGCTACTACATCCAGAGAAAACGCGACCAAAGACATTCGAAGCGATTGGAGCCACGCCGCAATACTTGGACGCAGTGCTCCTGACAGAACGTGTACTCGCTTCCTTGGAGTTCACTGCCGCCCAGAAAATGTTTCGGGGACTTGTCACTGTCGATCCGTTATCATTAGATTTAGTTTACATTTACACTTTAACTAATTTGTGGACTTTTGAATGTGAGGAGACTTTGAACAAACCAATAATTGATATATCTTTCAATGCGGTATGCCCAAACATTTGCGCTATAGCTCATGGAAAATTCGGCTATGCGGATGTTTGTAAAGGCATCGTTTGTGTTTGGTGTACCAAAAATCCACGTAAGCCAGAAAGACTTTACAATTTTGAAGTACCTGTCACGTCTGTGGGCTTCTCTGAAAAACATCCTAATTGGTTGGCATGTGGGTTTTTTGACGGTGATGTGATAATACTAGATATCACTTCATATACTCCAAAAATAATAGCAAAAAGCAAACGTGATACAAATCCCTGCTTTGAGCCAATTTGGATAGTAACTTGGCGGATTTCTCCAGAACGAGACAGCGAGTACGTGATGGTAGCTTGTCAGGATGGACGGATTCGTAGATTGCAAAGCACAAAAACGCACGAGTTCATCAGTACGCCCATGATGCGCGTATCTGCCGTCGAAGGCAAGTTGAAGGGACTAGAAACTACCAAACCGTGCCCTAAACATGACGTGCCCATTACTCGATATCCCGCGGTGCTGTGTATGATATGGCACCCCACTATAGACCACTGCTACCTGGTGGGCACCGACGAGGGCTGCATACACAGATGTTCCACGCACTATCTGAACCAGCACATAGACGTGTACCGCGCTCACGCGGGCCCCGTCACTGACTTGTGTAACTCGCCCTTTATGAACTACTTGCTGGCCTCGTGTGGCGCTGACAATGCTATTCGGCTGTGGATAGAAGGCATGGACGACGTTGTAATGACATTAGTCTGTCAAAGCGCTGTTAACGGGATATCGTTTTGTCCAAATAACTCGACTATCTTACTGTCTACGAGTGGGAATACGTTGTCAGTTTGGGACTTGCGTCGCAAGATTCACATGCCATGTGCCGAGTACCAGTTTCCTGGAAACGTGACGCTGACGTACATAAGGTTCGAGAAATCCGGCCACAATGTGTACGTCGGGGACACGCAGGGCAGGCTGCATACATTATATTTGTCGGATACGCCGATAGCGCCATACAATCAAAAGAAACTGTTGGACGAAGCGATAAGGAAAGCTCTCTGTACCAGACCAAGCATGTTAAAGCAACTGGACAAGCTCCTTAGGTTCAACGCCCGCAAGGTTCGAGGTTCGTAGCTGGAACGAACAAGGAGACCTCGCAACGCAACATGGCCAACAAATAGTGAtaatgtagatattattattattgtgatagaTCCGTCgcgatatatcgatatttttgtTGTAGCTTTAGTATAACCATGCCGTATTTATAAcatacttacatttattttagactatactttaacttaatttacattattaaaactacCTACATtactttgttataattatgttaaaattttaaataaacgagGATTGTTTAATTGgtgatttttattcttatattatatctcataaggtacaaaatataacaacaacGTGTTGAcaaggtaaataaattatgatacaagtaataatatacataatgttCTATAACTATGTGCTTGGAATGACTAGGACTTGTTGCAGAGTTTCTGTAGTTGATACTCCTTTTTCAGTTCTTTCAAGTTCGTTTCCAGTATAGCTACCTGCGGggaataaagaataaatacatTAGGTACATTACTTTTATTTGCGACTATGGGGCAACGGGtgttgagttcgattcccgggtcaggcaaagaattactgggcgttttcctgtttttcgaaaatttctggCGGCCCTGGTCGCTGACTACCATGTGACAGAACCGGTCATTTAaccatttctttaaaaaaatgcaatattaaCTTACCTCTTCAAACTTCATTTCTTTCCTGGCTTCTTTGATGTATTCCCTGATGATATTCATCTGTTCTAGCAGTGGGTTGTCGTCATCATCCTGGTTGCTCTCGACCCTGGACACGCTGGGTCCTGCCATCTCCTCCATCCTGTCTCTCTGTCTCTCCATTCTCTCCCTCTCCATCTGTATCTGTTTCTCTGCTCTCTCATACCGTTGCCTCCGAACCT
This window of the Spodoptera frugiperda isolate SF20-4 chromosome 23, AGI-APGP_CSIRO_Sfru_2.0, whole genome shotgun sequence genome carries:
- the LOC118266962 gene encoding dynein axonemal intermediate chain 4-like; translated protein: MVITESATSLRRAVCGSVSSSSEYVLGVEPAISGKSVKLAPSVVTNKRLLYKVIFKGVDCTPDDITDPAYAILDEKLTNTAFDGKSRSRSEAAIKFTRSKSLIAMGGGGPKVIATTINLDDIEIDHTLNTEEGIDTDDGQLSLAPSAFYLPKMNPITSYPPEMLVTLKETETVFLISLPSLSCDKGSAEGQIVEADNTFYEFITVGKGKNRKMVNQETQTNAKMTLTRHTIATRPEKKNAMSFASMWDMHDTYAHLKMIQDQEEEDDEMVMYQSAAPYMLRKKRRKLLHPEKTRPKTFEAIGATPQYLDAVLLTERVLASLEFTAAQKMFRGLVTVDPLSLDLVYIYTLTNLWTFECEETLNKPIIDISFNAVCPNICAIAHGKFGYADVCKGIVCVWCTKNPRKPERLYNFEVPVTSVGFSEKHPNWLACGFFDGDVIILDITSYTPKIIAKSKRDTNPCFEPIWIVTWRISPERDSEYVMVACQDGRIRRLQSTKTHEFISTPMMRVSAVEGKLKGLETTKPCPKHDVPITRYPAVLCMIWHPTIDHCYLVGTDEGCIHRCSTHYLNQHIDVYRAHAGPVTDLCNSPFMNYLLASCGADNAIRLWIEGMDDVVMTLVCQSAVNGISFCPNNSTILLSTSGNTLSVWDLRRKIHMPCAEYQFPGNVTLTYIRFEKSGHNVYVGDTQGRLHTLYLSDTPIAPYNQKKLLDEAIRKALCTRPSMLKQLDKLLRFNARKVRGS